The sequence below is a genomic window from Lolium perenne isolate Kyuss_39 chromosome 7, Kyuss_2.0, whole genome shotgun sequence.
GCGCTCGCAGGTTTCTCGGGATCGATCCGTTCTCGGGTTGCCGTCGTATGATCTGCCTTGTACTCCAAAACTCCCAAGCCCTAGCCATGGAATCCTCGTCCACCATCCCGGGCTCCTCTCCCGTCGACGACGACCACCACATGTCCGTCGACGAGTCAGATGCCGTCACCGCGCTGAAGAATATCGCTCGGCAGCGGGCTCGCCGCGCCGGCACGAACGTCCACCCGACCTTCATCAACTACGATCCATCCCTGAACTCCGCGGCGTTCGACTCCGTGACGAGCAGGTTCGTCAGTCTCTCGGAGATACCGCTGGATCTTCTCGTGCCGCCCAAGTTTAAGAGCAGGCGGCTGCCCCGCCCGGGCCGGTCGCGGCCGACGCCGGTAATGAGCTCGCCGCCTCGGCTGCCGTCGCAGAAGGACCAGCTCGACTGGAAGGTCCCGCCTTGCATGTCGCCATGGAAGAACCTCAGGGGGTACACGATCCCCCTCGACAAGCGGCAGAGGCCGTCGGAGGGCGGCGAGGAACTTCGAAACCGGATCAGCGACAACTTCGTCAGCCTGACGGAGTCGCTGCGCGCCGCGGAGGTGAAGGCCAGGCTGATGGAGATGAGGGCCAAGTTGGTGCTGCGGCGGGAGCAGGAGCTGCGACGGCTCGCCGCCAGTGCGCGCGGTGAGAGGGCAGCAAAGGCTGTTGTTCCGGCGGCGCCGCCGGTGAGCGTGACAGAGGATCCAGAAGACGAGAAGCCCAAGGCAAAGCACGGCGACTCTGACATCTGCGGCGCCCATGCAGATGAGCAGTTGGAGGTGACGGAGTCGCTGCGCGCCGCGGAGGTGAAGGCCAGGCTGATGGAGATGAGGGCCAAGTTGGTGCTGCGGCGGGAGCAGGAGCTGCAACGGCTCGCCGCCAGTGCGCGCGCCGAGAGGGCCGCAAAGGCTGTTGtcccggcggcgccgccggtGAGCGTGACAGATGATCCAGAAGACGAGAAGCCCAAGGCAAAACACGGCGACTCTGACATCTGCGGCGCCCATGCAGATGAGCAGTTGGAGAAGGTTACCAAGAAGACAGACGAGGGGACTCCGGCGAGGGCAGCCGGCAAGAGGGAGAGGCCGGTCGAGCTCGACGAgccggaggagagcgacgaccccTTCGACCTTGATCAATTCATGGCTAAGGTGAAGAAAGGGGACGAGCACTGATCGCACTTTATTACGAGCAAGAAATTCATCCATACTCTGTTACTCCTTGTTtgccttttatttttgtttgctgAATTTTAGTTTCCCTGTGCTTCAGTTTGCTACTTTGGGTATGGATGAATTCGATCTCGACGAACTACTACGATCGATGCTACATATCAAATAGTGTGAGGATCCAACCTACCTTCATATGCTGATGGTAATGTCAATTCTTCGTCTAGTTTATGTTTAATCAATTATTATTTCAGTCTGGGTTGTATAAGAGAGTACTACATGTGTATGTTCAGACATTGTCGCTGTTTTGTCAGGCTAAGTCGCTAAGGATATTTACAAGGTATTTTTCTCCCTCTCCCTGAGATGTTTTGCGATGACACACACATGGCAGCATTACCGAGTGGTGTCAGGTTAGAGATACATCTCATGACATTAGCAAGCATCAGACTAAACAACGGTCATTGTACATCCTAGCAGCCTGCGCACTGACTAGGTTGATTACTGCTACTCGATTCAGCTGATTTTGTGGACAATCTTCATAAAAATACAGCAAGCGCGGGTAATTAACATGACAGATTAATAGGAGAGCTTGGTGAAGTCTTGTGCATACAAGACAACCAATGCTATTATGTTTGAGTTAGGACTTGGAGGACATCATTTTGAAGTTTTATTGTCGACACTTGTGATGAATCAACAAAGAGCAAATACTGGTGATTCTGCGGTTTATAGCTTTGTTTTTCAGATTTATTATATTAGCAAGTAAAATACTTTCTCATGCACATATGTCGATTGTCATCGCCATGTAGTTACGAGTTTCTTGGCATGAAGCAAGTTTCAGGTAGTACATCCACGTCGCTTAAAATATTATCTGATACTATGTTTATAGAACAATTTTTTATCTATTTGTGGATTTTCACGGAAAGTATATGATGGAGTCTTCAACATGAGTGGTCCCTGCAATTTTCATGTGCTGCAAAGACACTTTCATGGATGAAAATATGTATGCCTTTTGCATCCATTCTTTTGCTCATTGGTTGTAATTAGTGTCAAACACTAACTACGGTTGATGAGCAAAAAGTGGATGTAGAAAACATGTTAGGCTCCACCATATACGTGCCCTCATTATCTCGGCATAGATAGATCATGTCTATAGATATAGAATTCAAACCTATTTTAAGAGAAGCTGATGTAGTATCTTCACACCAAGAAACCTCTCAATTACATGGCCATGAACATTGACATATCTACATAAAGAAAATTTCATTAATTAATAACCAGTACTAACAAGACAAGTTGGGAAATATTTAAAACAATAAAACTACAAATCTCAAATCACCGCCATTTGCTTGTTTATTGT
It includes:
- the LOC127317702 gene encoding SNW/SKI-interacting protein A, whose protein sequence is MICLVLQNSQALAMESSSTIPGSSPVDDDHHMSVDESDAVTALKNIARQRARRAGTNVHPTFINYDPSLNSAAFDSVTSRFVSLSEIPLDLLVPPKFKSRRLPRPGRSRPTPVMSSPPRLPSQKDQLDWKVPPCMSPWKNLRGYTIPLDKRQRPSEGGEELRNRISDNFVSLTESLRAAEVKARLMEMRAKLVLRREQELRRLAASARGERAAKAVVPAAPPVSVTEDPEDEKPKAKHGDSDICGAHADEQLEVTESLRAAEVKARLMEMRAKLVLRREQELQRLAASARAERAAKAVVPAAPPVSVTDDPEDEKPKAKHGDSDICGAHADEQLEKVTKKTDEGTPARAAGKRERPVELDEPEESDDPFDLDQFMAKFATLGMDEFDLDELLRSMLHIK